The proteins below are encoded in one region of Planctopirus limnophila DSM 3776:
- a CDS encoding YkgJ family cysteine cluster protein, with protein MAKRPNARLLELPLLQNWSCHNCGGCCKKHLIEITEAERQRIDSQGWNAAELPEGLPPYVPLGRTSEGRYRLSQRADGACVFLTDEGLCRIHAKFGEPAKPLPCRLYPYVFHPTGKGLVVGLRYSCPSVIRNAGRDLVSQQDDLKQLAQETIADWPEEIPAPRLSDRSPGAWPLVDVLIAALLDELQQRDVPLRLRLVRMAAWTELISTTNLTDLTVAQLRETIRVVRETVAQLLPDEQTVMVAPADRLTLVGFTQLVAYYTREDTIVDQSKGWAGRWKLLQDILVYTFRRGRLPDLATDWKGIPIRDVEQALPWKTPAADELLTRYVVTKLQSRAFFGPAYYHEPVIEGFWSLLLTIPVTIWLARWHALARWQTQARRQNAGPDITSEPCSIQAVDLEAALARVDHNHGYSQALGMRSVKSRLRSFVRRDQLTSLIWDITRES; from the coding sequence ATGGCCAAGCGACCGAATGCTCGACTTCTGGAACTGCCTCTCCTGCAGAACTGGAGCTGCCACAATTGCGGCGGCTGCTGCAAAAAACATCTCATTGAAATCACGGAAGCTGAGCGCCAGCGCATTGACAGCCAGGGCTGGAATGCAGCCGAACTTCCGGAAGGCTTGCCTCCTTATGTTCCTCTGGGTCGAACTTCCGAAGGACGTTACCGATTATCGCAGCGAGCCGATGGCGCGTGTGTGTTTTTGACGGATGAAGGTCTCTGCCGGATCCATGCGAAATTTGGAGAACCCGCCAAGCCTTTACCCTGCCGGCTCTATCCGTATGTGTTTCATCCGACAGGGAAAGGGCTGGTCGTCGGCTTGCGCTACAGTTGTCCTTCTGTCATTCGCAATGCCGGTCGTGATCTAGTGTCTCAACAGGATGATCTCAAGCAACTGGCCCAGGAGACGATCGCCGATTGGCCCGAGGAGATCCCTGCACCCAGGCTTTCCGATCGCTCACCTGGAGCCTGGCCATTGGTCGATGTGCTGATCGCTGCGCTGCTGGACGAACTGCAGCAACGCGACGTCCCTCTGCGTTTGCGCCTGGTTCGCATGGCGGCATGGACGGAGCTGATTTCAACGACCAATCTGACCGATCTGACTGTCGCTCAATTGCGGGAGACGATCCGCGTGGTTCGTGAAACAGTGGCTCAGTTGCTCCCGGACGAACAGACGGTCATGGTCGCTCCGGCTGATCGTTTGACGCTGGTGGGCTTTACGCAACTGGTGGCCTACTACACGCGCGAAGATACCATTGTGGACCAGTCGAAGGGCTGGGCTGGTCGCTGGAAACTGCTGCAGGACATTCTGGTTTACACCTTTCGCAGAGGTCGCCTGCCTGATCTGGCGACTGACTGGAAGGGAATTCCCATTCGAGATGTCGAACAGGCATTACCCTGGAAGACTCCCGCCGCCGACGAACTGCTGACGAGATACGTGGTCACCAAGCTGCAGAGCCGGGCCTTCTTCGGGCCGGCTTATTATCACGAACCAGTCATCGAAGGGTTCTGGAGCCTGTTGCTGACAATTCCTGTGACGATCTGGCTGGCCCGCTGGCATGCTCTGGCCCGCTGGCAAACTCAGGCCAGGCGGCAAAACGCCGGGCCAGACATCACCTCCGAACCCTGCTCGATTCAAGCCGTCGATCTGGAAGCGGCTCTCGCACGCGTCGATCATAATCATGGCTATTCACAGGCTTTAGGGATGCGCAGT
- a CDS encoding outer membrane protein assembly factor BamB family protein: protein MRRPLIDLRFFEAGLFLSRGLLALWVLAIGLLSTSQAQHNWPQFLGPEGNAYAQSTKLPVTIGEENIFWQTAIHGKGWSSPVIWNNDLWMTTATPDGHKLSVICVDKPSGKIVLDKLLFEVEKPSEIHDFNSYASPTPVLEDGKAWISFGSYGTACLAGRSGEVLWQRRDLPCEHFRGPGSSPILFENLLILHMDGFDFQYVVALDKETGQTVWKVDRQVEYGSENGDFKKAFCTPTIIQVNGQPQLISPTSKASLALDPRTGKELWRIRFKEFSATVRPVYGNGLVFINTGFGKAALHAVDPTGTGDVTETHVRWSAAKGIPSKPTHVLVDDLLFMVHDGGAATCFEATTGKQLWQERLGGNYTATPLYADGKLWFFSQEGKIKVLKASREFEELGESQLGDGFMASPAVSDDLMYLRSRTNLYQVGRKPSAN from the coding sequence ATGCGACGTCCATTGATTGATCTGCGGTTTTTTGAGGCGGGACTGTTTTTGAGCCGCGGGCTGCTGGCTTTGTGGGTGCTGGCGATTGGGCTATTGTCCACGAGTCAGGCGCAGCACAACTGGCCCCAGTTTCTCGGGCCGGAAGGAAATGCTTATGCTCAGAGTACGAAACTTCCCGTCACGATCGGCGAGGAGAACATCTTCTGGCAAACCGCCATTCATGGAAAAGGCTGGTCTTCGCCCGTCATCTGGAACAATGACCTGTGGATGACGACGGCGACTCCCGATGGACACAAGCTCTCGGTGATTTGCGTTGATAAGCCCTCGGGAAAGATTGTGCTCGACAAGCTGTTGTTCGAAGTCGAGAAGCCCAGCGAAATCCACGATTTCAACAGCTACGCCTCACCCACGCCCGTCTTGGAAGACGGGAAGGCGTGGATCAGTTTTGGCAGCTATGGCACGGCCTGCCTGGCGGGCCGCTCGGGTGAAGTGCTCTGGCAAAGGCGTGATCTCCCTTGCGAGCATTTTCGTGGCCCGGGAAGTTCGCCCATCCTTTTCGAGAATTTGTTGATTCTGCACATGGACGGCTTTGATTTTCAGTATGTGGTAGCTCTCGACAAGGAAACAGGCCAGACCGTCTGGAAAGTCGATCGTCAGGTCGAATATGGCTCTGAAAATGGCGACTTCAAGAAAGCCTTCTGTACTCCCACCATCATTCAGGTCAACGGGCAACCACAACTGATCAGCCCCACATCCAAGGCGAGTCTGGCCCTGGATCCGCGGACGGGGAAAGAGCTCTGGCGGATTCGCTTTAAGGAATTCTCAGCCACTGTCAGGCCGGTCTACGGGAATGGTCTGGTCTTTATCAATACCGGCTTCGGGAAGGCAGCCCTGCATGCTGTCGATCCGACAGGAACAGGCGATGTGACCGAAACCCACGTTCGCTGGAGTGCTGCCAAAGGCATCCCTTCCAAGCCCACGCATGTGCTGGTCGACGATCTGCTCTTTATGGTGCACGATGGTGGTGCCGCCACCTGCTTCGAAGCCACCACTGGCAAACAGCTCTGGCAGGAGCGGCTCGGTGGCAACTATACCGCCACACCACTCTATGCGGATGGAAAACTCTGGTTCTTCAGCCAGGAGGGAAAGATCAAGGTGCTCAAGGCGTCTCGTGAGTTTGAAGAACTGGGAGAAAGCCAGCTGGGCGACGGCTTTATGGCATCGCCCGCAGTCAGTGATGACCTGATGTATCTCCGCTCGCGAACGAACCTCTATCAGGTCGGCAGGAAACCCTCGGCCAATTGA